A region from the Acinonyx jubatus isolate Ajub_Pintada_27869175 chromosome C2, VMU_Ajub_asm_v1.0, whole genome shotgun sequence genome encodes:
- the TRPM2 gene encoding transient receptor potential cation channel subfamily M member 2 isoform X3 → MEPPTLRKAGSKQEEAFGVQPRRVADLGTVPSLRRSNSSLRKVRRSQNLFGNSEKQESLSSWIPENIKKKECMYFVESSKLSDAGKVVCECGYTRQQHLEEATRPHTWQGKDWDPKKHVQEMPTDAFGDIVFTGLGQKVGKYVRLSQDTPPSVIYHLMTQYWGLDVPNLLISVTGGAKDFNMKPRLKSVFRRGLVKVAQTTGAWIITGGSHTGVMKQVGEAVRDFTLSSSHNEGEVVTVGVATWGTVHNREDLIHPSGGFPAEYVMDEEGQGHLTCLDSNHSHFILVDDGTHGRYGVEIPLRTRLEKFISEQTKERGGVAIKIPIVCVVLEGGPGTLHTIYNAITNGTPCVVVEGSGRVADVIAQVAGLPISEVTISRIQQKLSVFFQEVFETLTESRIAEWTKKIQDIVRRRQLLTIFREGKDGQQDVDVAILQALLKASRSHDHFGHENWDHQLKLAVAWNRVDIARSEIFTDERQWKPSELHPMMTAALISNKPEFVKLFLENGVRLKEFVTWDTLLYLYQNLDPSCLFHSKLQKVLAEEPERPVCTPPAPRVQMHHVAQVLRELLGDFTQPLYPRPRTGDRPRLLLPVPNIKLNVQGVSLRSLYKRSPGHVAFTMDPVRDLLIWAIIQNRRELAEIIWAQSQDCIAAALACSKILKELSKEEEDTDSLEEMLALADEYEHRAIGVFTECHRKDEDRAQKLLTRVSEAWGKTTCLQLALEAKDMKFVSHGGVQAFLTKVWWGQLCVDNGLWRVIVCMLAFPLLYTGLISFRERRLQAGPGLPRVRAFFNAPVVIFHLNILSYFAFLCLFAYVLMVDFQPTPSCCEYLIYFWLFSLVCEELRQLFYDPDEFGLMKMALLYFSDFWNKLDIGAILLFIAGLTCRLIPALLYPGRIILSLDFIMFCLRLMHIFTISKTLGPKIIIVKRMMKDVFFFLFLLAVWVVSFGVAKQAILIHNESRVDWIFRGVVYQSYLTIFGQMPAYIDGVNFSLDQCSPNGTDPYKPKCPESDAVRHEPAFPEWLTVILLCLYLLFTNILLLNLLIAMFNYTFQQVQEHTDQIWKFQRHDLIEEYQGRPPAPPPFILLSHLHLFIKRVVLKIPARRRKQLKSKLEKNEEAALLSWEIYLKESYLQNQQYQQKQRPEQKIQDIGNKVSTMVDLLEMESLKRSGSMEQRLASLEEQEFLFSGRSKSHGEPRWAVTLHLPAAQVAQTSRALHWVMKALRDGGFGSEEGIPAPAPQKASEGQDLEPDGRQEEEDVGDTHHVNARHLLYPNSHVTRFPVPNEKVPWETAFLIYDPPFYTDDRKDRGLVDPVGNALEPLSGISYNAVDGPIDRRSFHGVYVVQDGLPLNPMGRTGLRGRGSLGCFGPNHTLQPVITRWRRNQDGAICRKSIKKMLEVLVVKHSLSEHWALPGGSREPGEILPRKLKQVLRREFWSSFQNLLTQGTEVYRGYVDDPRNTDNAWIETVAISIHFSDQSDMDLKRLNSVVDRRIPLYANHKTILQKVATLYGAFY, encoded by the exons GAAGGTGGTGTGCGAGTGCGGCTACACACGCCAGCAGCACTTGGAGGAGGCTACCAGGCCCCACACTTGGCAGGGCAAGGATTGGGACCCAAAAAAGCATGTCCAGGAGATGCCAACGGACGCCTTTGGTGACATTGTTTTCACGGGCCTGGGCCAGAAGGTGGGGAAG TACGTTCGCCTCTCCCAGGACACACCCCCCAGCGTGATCTACCACCTGATGACCCAGTATTGGGGCCTGGACGTCCCCAACCTCCTCATCTCGGTGACAGGCGGGGCCAAGGACTTCAACATGAAGCCCAGGCTGAAGAGCGTCTTCCGAAGAGGCCTGGTCAAGGTGGCCCAGACCACAG GGGCCTGGATCATCACCGGCGGCTCCCACACGGGTGTGATGAAACAGGTGGGCGAGGCGGTGCGTGACTTCACGCTGAGCAGCAGCCACAACGAAGGAGAAGTCGTCACCGTCGGAGTGGCCACGTGGGGCACCGTGCACAACCGTGAAGACCTGATCCACCCCTCG GGCGGCTTTCCTGCCGAGTACGTCATGGACGAGGAAGGCCAAGGGCACCTGACCTGCCTGGACAGTAACCACTCCCACTTCATCCTTGTGGACGACGGGACCCACGGCCGCTACGGGGTCGAGATTCCCCTGAGGACGAGGCTGGAGAAGTTCATATCAGAGCagacaaaggaaagaggag GAGTGGCCATCAAGATCCCCATAGTCTGTGTGGTGCTGGAGGGGGGACCCGGCACACTGCAC ACCATCTATAACGCCATCACCAACGGCACCCCCTGCGTGGTGGTGGAGGGCTCGGGCCGTGTGGCCGACGTCATCGCCCAGGTGGCCGGCCTGCCCATATCTGAGGTCACCATCTCCCGGATCCAGCAGAAGCTGAGTGTGTTCTTCCAGGAGGTGTTTGAGACCCTCACTGAGAGCAGGATTGCGGAATGGACCAAGAAG ATCCAAGACATTGTGCGGAGGCGGCAGCTGCTGACCATCTTCCGGGAAGGCAAGGATGGGCAGCAGGACGTGGACGTGGCCATCCTGCAGGCCTTGCTGAAAG CCTCTCGGAGCCATGACCACTTTGGCCACGAGAACTGGGACCACCAGCTGAAGTTAGCGGTGGCGTGGAACCGCGTGGACATCGCCCGGAGCGAGATCTTCACCGACGAGCGGCAGTGGAAG CCTTCAGAGCTGCACCCCATGATGACGGCCGCCCTCATCTCCAACAAGCCCGAATTCGTGAAGCTCTTCCTGGAGAACGGGGTGCGGCTGAAGGAGTTCGTCACGTGGGACACCCTGCTCTACCTGTACCAGAACCTGGACCCCTCCTGCCTGTTCCACAGCAAGCTTCAGAAGGTGCTGGCCGAGGAGCCGGAGCGGCCGGTCtgcacgccccccgccccccgtgtgCAGATGCACCACGTGGCTCAGGTGCTCCGGGAGCTGCTGGGGGACTTCACGCAGCCGCTGTACCCCCGGCCCCGGACCGGCGACCGGCCGCGGCTCCTGCTTCCCGTGCCGAACATCAAGCTAAAC GTGCAGGGAGTGAGTCTCCGGTCCCTCTACAAGCGTTCACCAGGCCACGTGGCCTTCACCATGGACCCAGTCCGTGATCTTCTCATTTGGGCCATCATCCAGAACCGTCGGGAGCTGGCAGAAATCATCTGGGCACAG AGCCAGGACTGCATTGCCGCGGCCTTGGCCTGCAGCAAGATCCTGAAGGAGCTGtctaaggaggaggaggacacgGACAGCTTGGAGGAGATGCTGGCTCTCGCTGACGAGTATGAACACAGAGCCATCG GGGTGTTCACCGAGTGCCACCGGAAGGATGAGGACCGAGCTCAGAAGCTGCTCACCCGCGTGTCGGAGGCCTGGGGCAAGACCACCTGCCTGCAGCTAGCCCTGGAGGCCAAGGACATGAAGTTCGTGTCTCACGGAGGCGTCCAG GCCTTTCTAACCAAGGTGTGGTGGGGCCAGCTCTGCGTGGACAATGGGCTCTGGCGGGTGATCGTGTGTATGCTGGCCTTCCCATTGCTCTATACCGGCCTCATCTCCTTCAG GGAGAGGAGGCTGCAGGCCGGGCCGGGTCTGCCCCGGGTCCGAGCCTTCTTCAATGCCCCCGTGGTCATCTTCCACCTCAACATCCTGTCCTACTTTGCCTTCCTCTGCCTGTTCGCCTACGTGCTCATGGTGGACTTCCAGCCCACACCCTCGTGCTGCGAGTACCTCATTTACTTCTGGCTCTTCTCCCTCGTGTGCGAGGAGCTGCGGCAG CTATTCTATGACCCTGATGAGTTCGGGCTGATGAAGATGGCCCTCCTGTACTTCAGTGACTTCTGGAATAAACTGGATATCGGTGCCATCTTGCTGTTCATAGCAGGACTGACCTGCAG GCTCATACCAGCGTTGCTGTACCCCGGGCGCATCATCCTCTCTCTGGACTTCATCATGTTCTGCCTCCGGCTGATGCACATTTTCACCATCAGTAAGACACTGGGGCCCAAGATCATCATCGTGAAGCGGATG ATGAAGGAcgtcttcttcttcctcttcctgttggCGGTGTGGGTGGTGTCTTTCGGGGTGGCCAAGCAGGCCATCCTCATCCACAACGAGAGCCGGGTGGACTGGATCTTCCGGGGGGTCGTCTACCAGTCGTACCTCACCATCTTCGGCCAGATGCCGGCCTATATCGACG gtgtgAACTTCAGCCTGGACCAGTGCAGCCCCAACGGCACAGATCCCTACAAGCCCAAGTGCCCGGAGAGCGATGCCGTCCGGCACGAGCCTGCCTTCCCCGAGTGGCTGACGGTCATCCTGCTCTGCCTGTACCTGCTCTTCACCAACATCCTGCTGCTGAACCTCCTCATCGCCATGTTCAA CTACACATTCCAGCAGGTCCAGGAGCACACGGACCAGATCTGGAAGTTCCAGCGTCACGACCTGATAGAGGAGTACCAGGGCAGGCCCCCCGCGCCTCCCCCCTTCATCCTCCTCAGCCACCTGCATCTCTTCATCAAGAGGGTGGTCCTGAAGATCCCCGCCAGGCGGCGCAAGCAGCTCA AGAGCAAGCTGGAGAAGAACGAGGAGGCCGCCCTTCTGTCCTGGGAGATCTACCTGAAAGAGAGCTACCTGCAGAACCAGCAGTACCAGCAGAAGCAGAGGCCGGAGCAGAAGATTCAAGACATTGGCAATAA GGTCAGCACCATGGTGGACTTGCTGGAAATGGAAAGTCTGAAGCGCTCAGGCTCCATGGAGCAGAGACTGGCCTCCCTGGAGGAGCAG GAGTTTCTTTTCTCTGGGAGGAGCAAGAGCCATGGGGAGCCTCGGTGGGCGGTCACGCTCCACCTTCCTGCGGCTCAG GTGGCCCAGACGTCCAGAGCGCTGCACTGGGTCATGAAGGCCCTGAGGGACGGTGGCTTCGGCTCAGAGGAGGGCATCCCCGCCCCGG CACCCCAGAAGGCCTCAGAGGGGCAGGACCTCGAGCCGGACGgcagacaggaggaggaggacgtgGGCGACACCCACCACGTGAACGCCCGGCACCTCCTGTACCCCAACTCCCACGTCACCCGTTTCCCCGTGCCCAACGAGAAGGTGCCCTGGGAG ACGGCGTTTCTCATCTACGACCCGCCCTTTTACACAGACGACAGGAAGGACAGGGGCTTGGTGGACCCCGTGGGAAA CGCCCTGGAGCCTCTGTCCGGGATCAGCTACAACGCCGTGGACGGACCCATAGACCGGCGGAGCTTCCACGGGGTCTACGTGGTTCAGGACGGGCTCCCTCT GAACCCCATGGGCCGCACAGGACTGCGTGGACGTGGAAGCCTCGGTTGCTTTGGACCCAACCACACGCTGCAGCCTGTGATCACCCG GTGGAGGCGGAACCAGGATGGAGCCATCTGCaggaaaagcataaagaaaatgcTCGAAGTGCTGGTCGTAAAGCACTCCCTCTCGGAACACTGGGCCTTGCCAGGG GGCTCCCGGGAACCAGGAGAGATACTGCCCCGGAAGCTGAAGCAGGTCCTCCGTAGAGAGTTCTGGTCTTCCTTCCAGAACTTGCTGACGCAGGGCACAGAG GTATACAGAGGGTACGTGGACGACCCAAGGAACACGGACAACGCCTGGATTGAGACCGTGGCCATCAGCATCCACTTCTCAGACCAGAGCGACATGGACCTGAAGAGGCTGAACTCT GTCGTGGACAGGCGCATCCCGCTGTATGCCAACCACAAGACCATCCTCCAGAAGGTGGCCACTTTGTATGGGGCTTTCTACTGA
- the TRPM2 gene encoding transient receptor potential cation channel subfamily M member 2 isoform X2, translating into MEPPTLRKAGSKQEEAFGVQPRRVADLGTVPSLRRSNSSLRKVRRSQNLFGNSEKQESLSSWIPENIKKKECMYFVESSKLSDAGKVVCECGYTRQQHLEEATRPHTWQGKDWDPKKHVQEMPTDAFGDIVFTGLGQKYVRLSQDTPPSVIYHLMTQYWGLDVPNLLISVTGGAKDFNMKPRLKSVFRRGLVKVAQTTGAWIITGGSHTGVMKQVGEAVRDFTLSSSHNEGEVVTVGVATWGTVHNREDLIHPSGGFPAEYVMDEEGQGHLTCLDSNHSHFILVDDGTHGRYGVEIPLRTRLEKFISEQTKERGGVAIKIPIVCVVLEGGPGTLHTIYNAITNGTPCVVVEGSGRVADVIAQVAGLPISEVTISRIQQKLSVFFQEVFETLTESRIAEWTKKIQDIVRRRQLLTIFREGKDGQQDVDVAILQALLKASRSHDHFGHENWDHQLKLAVAWNRVDIARSEIFTDERQWKPSELHPMMTAALISNKPEFVKLFLENGVRLKEFVTWDTLLYLYQNLDPSCLFHSKLQKVLAEEPERPVCTPPAPRVQMHHVAQVLRELLGDFTQPLYPRPRTGDRPRLLLPVPNIKLNVQGVSLRSLYKRSPGHVAFTMDPVRDLLIWAIIQNRRELAEIIWAQSQDCIAAALACSKILKELSKEEEDTDSLEEMLALADEYEHRAIGVFTECHRKDEDRAQKLLTRVSEAWGKTTCLQLALEAKDMKFVSHGGVQAFLTKVWWGQLCVDNGLWRVIVCMLAFPLLYTGLISFRERRLQAGPGLPRVRAFFNAPVVIFHLNILSYFAFLCLFAYVLMVDFQPTPSCCEYLIYFWLFSLVCEELRQLFYDPDEFGLMKMALLYFSDFWNKLDIGAILLFIAGLTCRLIPALLYPGRIILSLDFIMFCLRLMHIFTISKTLGPKIIIVKRMMKDVFFFLFLLAVWVVSFGVAKQAILIHNESRVDWIFRGVVYQSYLTIFGQMPAYIDGVNFSLDQCSPNGTDPYKPKCPESDAVRHEPAFPEWLTVILLCLYLLFTNILLLNLLIAMFNYTFQQVQEHTDQIWKFQRHDLIEEYQGRPPAPPPFILLSHLHLFIKRVVLKIPARRRKQLKSKLEKNEEAALLSWEIYLKESYLQNQQYQQKQRPEQKIQDIGNKVSTMVDLLEMESLKRSGSMEQRLASLEEQEFLFSGRSKSHGEPRWAVTLHLPAAQVAQTSRALHWVMKALRDGGFGSEEGIPAPAPQKASEGQDLEPDGRQEEEDVGDTHHVNARHLLYPNSHVTRFPVPNEKVPWETAFLIYDPPFYTDDRKDRGLVDPVGNALEPLSGISYNAVDGPIDRRSFHGVYVVQDGLPLNPMGRTGLRGRGSLGCFGPNHTLQPVITRWRRNQDGAICRKSIKKMLEVLVVKHSLSEHWALPGGSREPGEILPRKLKQVLRREFWSSFQNLLTQGTEVYRGYVDDPRNTDNAWIETVAISIHFSDQSDMDLKRLNSHLHACDPGMSVRWQVVDRRIPLYANHKTILQKVATLYGAFY; encoded by the exons GAAGGTGGTGTGCGAGTGCGGCTACACACGCCAGCAGCACTTGGAGGAGGCTACCAGGCCCCACACTTGGCAGGGCAAGGATTGGGACCCAAAAAAGCATGTCCAGGAGATGCCAACGGACGCCTTTGGTGACATTGTTTTCACGGGCCTGGGCCAGAAG TACGTTCGCCTCTCCCAGGACACACCCCCCAGCGTGATCTACCACCTGATGACCCAGTATTGGGGCCTGGACGTCCCCAACCTCCTCATCTCGGTGACAGGCGGGGCCAAGGACTTCAACATGAAGCCCAGGCTGAAGAGCGTCTTCCGAAGAGGCCTGGTCAAGGTGGCCCAGACCACAG GGGCCTGGATCATCACCGGCGGCTCCCACACGGGTGTGATGAAACAGGTGGGCGAGGCGGTGCGTGACTTCACGCTGAGCAGCAGCCACAACGAAGGAGAAGTCGTCACCGTCGGAGTGGCCACGTGGGGCACCGTGCACAACCGTGAAGACCTGATCCACCCCTCG GGCGGCTTTCCTGCCGAGTACGTCATGGACGAGGAAGGCCAAGGGCACCTGACCTGCCTGGACAGTAACCACTCCCACTTCATCCTTGTGGACGACGGGACCCACGGCCGCTACGGGGTCGAGATTCCCCTGAGGACGAGGCTGGAGAAGTTCATATCAGAGCagacaaaggaaagaggag GAGTGGCCATCAAGATCCCCATAGTCTGTGTGGTGCTGGAGGGGGGACCCGGCACACTGCAC ACCATCTATAACGCCATCACCAACGGCACCCCCTGCGTGGTGGTGGAGGGCTCGGGCCGTGTGGCCGACGTCATCGCCCAGGTGGCCGGCCTGCCCATATCTGAGGTCACCATCTCCCGGATCCAGCAGAAGCTGAGTGTGTTCTTCCAGGAGGTGTTTGAGACCCTCACTGAGAGCAGGATTGCGGAATGGACCAAGAAG ATCCAAGACATTGTGCGGAGGCGGCAGCTGCTGACCATCTTCCGGGAAGGCAAGGATGGGCAGCAGGACGTGGACGTGGCCATCCTGCAGGCCTTGCTGAAAG CCTCTCGGAGCCATGACCACTTTGGCCACGAGAACTGGGACCACCAGCTGAAGTTAGCGGTGGCGTGGAACCGCGTGGACATCGCCCGGAGCGAGATCTTCACCGACGAGCGGCAGTGGAAG CCTTCAGAGCTGCACCCCATGATGACGGCCGCCCTCATCTCCAACAAGCCCGAATTCGTGAAGCTCTTCCTGGAGAACGGGGTGCGGCTGAAGGAGTTCGTCACGTGGGACACCCTGCTCTACCTGTACCAGAACCTGGACCCCTCCTGCCTGTTCCACAGCAAGCTTCAGAAGGTGCTGGCCGAGGAGCCGGAGCGGCCGGTCtgcacgccccccgccccccgtgtgCAGATGCACCACGTGGCTCAGGTGCTCCGGGAGCTGCTGGGGGACTTCACGCAGCCGCTGTACCCCCGGCCCCGGACCGGCGACCGGCCGCGGCTCCTGCTTCCCGTGCCGAACATCAAGCTAAAC GTGCAGGGAGTGAGTCTCCGGTCCCTCTACAAGCGTTCACCAGGCCACGTGGCCTTCACCATGGACCCAGTCCGTGATCTTCTCATTTGGGCCATCATCCAGAACCGTCGGGAGCTGGCAGAAATCATCTGGGCACAG AGCCAGGACTGCATTGCCGCGGCCTTGGCCTGCAGCAAGATCCTGAAGGAGCTGtctaaggaggaggaggacacgGACAGCTTGGAGGAGATGCTGGCTCTCGCTGACGAGTATGAACACAGAGCCATCG GGGTGTTCACCGAGTGCCACCGGAAGGATGAGGACCGAGCTCAGAAGCTGCTCACCCGCGTGTCGGAGGCCTGGGGCAAGACCACCTGCCTGCAGCTAGCCCTGGAGGCCAAGGACATGAAGTTCGTGTCTCACGGAGGCGTCCAG GCCTTTCTAACCAAGGTGTGGTGGGGCCAGCTCTGCGTGGACAATGGGCTCTGGCGGGTGATCGTGTGTATGCTGGCCTTCCCATTGCTCTATACCGGCCTCATCTCCTTCAG GGAGAGGAGGCTGCAGGCCGGGCCGGGTCTGCCCCGGGTCCGAGCCTTCTTCAATGCCCCCGTGGTCATCTTCCACCTCAACATCCTGTCCTACTTTGCCTTCCTCTGCCTGTTCGCCTACGTGCTCATGGTGGACTTCCAGCCCACACCCTCGTGCTGCGAGTACCTCATTTACTTCTGGCTCTTCTCCCTCGTGTGCGAGGAGCTGCGGCAG CTATTCTATGACCCTGATGAGTTCGGGCTGATGAAGATGGCCCTCCTGTACTTCAGTGACTTCTGGAATAAACTGGATATCGGTGCCATCTTGCTGTTCATAGCAGGACTGACCTGCAG GCTCATACCAGCGTTGCTGTACCCCGGGCGCATCATCCTCTCTCTGGACTTCATCATGTTCTGCCTCCGGCTGATGCACATTTTCACCATCAGTAAGACACTGGGGCCCAAGATCATCATCGTGAAGCGGATG ATGAAGGAcgtcttcttcttcctcttcctgttggCGGTGTGGGTGGTGTCTTTCGGGGTGGCCAAGCAGGCCATCCTCATCCACAACGAGAGCCGGGTGGACTGGATCTTCCGGGGGGTCGTCTACCAGTCGTACCTCACCATCTTCGGCCAGATGCCGGCCTATATCGACG gtgtgAACTTCAGCCTGGACCAGTGCAGCCCCAACGGCACAGATCCCTACAAGCCCAAGTGCCCGGAGAGCGATGCCGTCCGGCACGAGCCTGCCTTCCCCGAGTGGCTGACGGTCATCCTGCTCTGCCTGTACCTGCTCTTCACCAACATCCTGCTGCTGAACCTCCTCATCGCCATGTTCAA CTACACATTCCAGCAGGTCCAGGAGCACACGGACCAGATCTGGAAGTTCCAGCGTCACGACCTGATAGAGGAGTACCAGGGCAGGCCCCCCGCGCCTCCCCCCTTCATCCTCCTCAGCCACCTGCATCTCTTCATCAAGAGGGTGGTCCTGAAGATCCCCGCCAGGCGGCGCAAGCAGCTCA AGAGCAAGCTGGAGAAGAACGAGGAGGCCGCCCTTCTGTCCTGGGAGATCTACCTGAAAGAGAGCTACCTGCAGAACCAGCAGTACCAGCAGAAGCAGAGGCCGGAGCAGAAGATTCAAGACATTGGCAATAA GGTCAGCACCATGGTGGACTTGCTGGAAATGGAAAGTCTGAAGCGCTCAGGCTCCATGGAGCAGAGACTGGCCTCCCTGGAGGAGCAG GAGTTTCTTTTCTCTGGGAGGAGCAAGAGCCATGGGGAGCCTCGGTGGGCGGTCACGCTCCACCTTCCTGCGGCTCAG GTGGCCCAGACGTCCAGAGCGCTGCACTGGGTCATGAAGGCCCTGAGGGACGGTGGCTTCGGCTCAGAGGAGGGCATCCCCGCCCCGG CACCCCAGAAGGCCTCAGAGGGGCAGGACCTCGAGCCGGACGgcagacaggaggaggaggacgtgGGCGACACCCACCACGTGAACGCCCGGCACCTCCTGTACCCCAACTCCCACGTCACCCGTTTCCCCGTGCCCAACGAGAAGGTGCCCTGGGAG ACGGCGTTTCTCATCTACGACCCGCCCTTTTACACAGACGACAGGAAGGACAGGGGCTTGGTGGACCCCGTGGGAAA CGCCCTGGAGCCTCTGTCCGGGATCAGCTACAACGCCGTGGACGGACCCATAGACCGGCGGAGCTTCCACGGGGTCTACGTGGTTCAGGACGGGCTCCCTCT GAACCCCATGGGCCGCACAGGACTGCGTGGACGTGGAAGCCTCGGTTGCTTTGGACCCAACCACACGCTGCAGCCTGTGATCACCCG GTGGAGGCGGAACCAGGATGGAGCCATCTGCaggaaaagcataaagaaaatgcTCGAAGTGCTGGTCGTAAAGCACTCCCTCTCGGAACACTGGGCCTTGCCAGGG GGCTCCCGGGAACCAGGAGAGATACTGCCCCGGAAGCTGAAGCAGGTCCTCCGTAGAGAGTTCTGGTCTTCCTTCCAGAACTTGCTGACGCAGGGCACAGAG GTATACAGAGGGTACGTGGACGACCCAAGGAACACGGACAACGCCTGGATTGAGACCGTGGCCATCAGCATCCACTTCTCAGACCAGAGCGACATGGACCTGAAGAGGCTGAACTCT CACCTGCATGCCTGTGACCCCGGGATGTCCGTCCGATGGCAGGTCGTGGACAGGCGCATCCCGCTGTATGCCAACCACAAGACCATCCTCCAGAAGGTGGCCACTTTGTATGGGGCTTTCTACTGA